The genomic region aaaaagaaaagagaaaagaataatTGAAATGTTGAATAAAGAAATGTGGGGGAAATGTGAATTGATTGGAAATCTCACTTTTGATTTTGTTATTTGTTTGGAATATGTTAGTGGAAGTCAGAAGGTGGCCCACTCCAGCTCCTCCTCTCTttcaccttttattttatttattttcattccttcaattttataatataataacacaGTAATAGCATCAAGGTGTATATATAAGAGAATTGGAGGAATGTATGTAAAAATACTATCAGTTCATGCTTTTTGCTTTTCAATTGAGTGGTCACATTGAAGAGCTTCCATTGGAAGGTAAAGAAATAAcactttattatttatatatcctAGATAATAATGCTTTCTTGTGAAAAAATATCCTAGATAATAATTAGTATATGTGGCCTTCCCACCTCCTCTTCATCaaaactacttttttttttttttaagattatgACTATAGTATCATATTAATATTACAatactttataaaaattaatcaaattcataataaatacatgaatataaaatgttaatttttgCTAATGCAAATTGTTAAAATACTGATTTTAAGTAAGTTAacttttaattatgaaaaattaaaatagtatTTATAAAAGAAAAGTGAGATAGAACTGATTAACAGTTAAGttatatttcatcaattattgATTGAGTTGGATTAATTTATGTAAAATGAGGATGGCTTTAACATTCACAAAATCATTAATACatctattatttatgtttgtggTTTACCAAGTTCACTTCTTTTGCATTTTAAAATAAGGTAGCATAtggataaatttttttaattggtATTTAATACATATGAAATTTATTTATaactattaattaaataaattttaaatataaaatatttatcttCACAGATATAAATATTTATCACCCAAACACCATCGCATACAACATCCTAAAATTATTTACTAATTAGAAAATAACATGAATGctagttttattttaatattttaatattataattagatttaattaaaataatgtatTTTTATCGCAATAGACATATTTAAGTTGACGaaattgattttaattaaaataatatttttaacatttattcaaATTCATTGGTTATGTACATGCCGGTACAAGCAAAACTGGGTGAAACACATTGATATAATccatataaattaatattttcaccGAAATCATATTTATCATTCAAGATCTACAATTTCAGTTGATGTGGACACCTAATTTTTTGACATATAGCATATTCATTTTATTGACAtgttgtaatttttttatataactaaattttaaTCATGCATTGATTAGAGAAGACTCTCATAACCTACCCTTACCTTATAAATAAGTGTAAATTTCATCACTAATTTCATAAGCTTTCTAGAATAACTTATTATTTAAAACATTTATAACCATATATAATAACTTATTATTTAAAACATttataaccatatatatatatatatataagagaaaTAATGATATTTCAATTGATTTAGAAATAACTTAAAActacaatttattttattttttcattctcaattaatttaaataagtgattctttttattaaaaattaaaaaaagttaattttaattccatgttGACTAGAGAATACTCTCATAGCAcacttttcaattattttatttccaCATTGACTATGAAATACTCTTATAGCTCACTTCTtcattatttcattaaaaattaattttaatcccTTAAAAAGTTAATTTTCACCTCACATTGATGGGAGAATTCTCCCATACATTTACCCTATAAGTAAGTGTAATTTCTTCgcaattttcattaaaatttaaatttaatctcACATTGATTAGAGAATACACTTGTAGCTCGCTTCTTCACTACTTTCATTCAAAAGTTAATTTTTATTCTACATTGACTAGAGAATACTCCCATAGCTCATTTCTACACTATTTTCActaaaagttaattttaatctCACATTGGCTAGAGAACACTCCTATACTCACACTTACACTATAAATAATTGTCAAATTCTtcactatttttattaaaaattaattttaatctcatataattaaatcataaaatatttaaaatatattacctTTTAAAAACTTAAGTATATTTTTTAACTATTGTTTCatcaataattttaattaatatgtcattatttaaataataacaattttataacTTCAGTTTATTATTCGAATAAGATATACCGACCAATACATTTGAAGGCTAAGCATCTAAACATCTTTTCTCACAAGTTCAGAATAAAATATATAGCATGAATGCTTTAAAACTCAATAAAAGTACCATGAAGGCCCTTGTATTAAGAGAtagattgtattttatttaatttattcaaaaaatgaacaaattagtcTGTAGACGTTAAATCAAATAGCAAACTAGTCCTTTCAGTTAAAATTTCTatctatttctattgttaaaaattggCGTAGCTGATCGAATAACTAAGCAAGTACACATAGTGTGTCCCATATACTTCATGTCGACATACATGAAccagtttttaacaatagaaatgaaaaaaaaaaaacttttaacaGAAAGactaatttactttttaatctaatgtataatgattattttattcattttttagtaaagaaaacaaaatgtaATCTAACTCTTAATATAAGAGTCTCTATAATACTTTTACTCGATAAAACTATTTTTGAGTATTATTAtcacattttcaaacatttataaataaagttaattgaaaCCTTTGTAAATATATGGGTAGAATTACTTGGCTACGTATGAATTGggtgtattttttatatttaaatttgtatAGCTTGGGAAAGAAAATCTTTGGGTTACCTCATGATTAACAAATCTAATTAAAAATTTCCAAGAAAACCCTACCATTTATAGGACCAAAAAAGAAGAAAGCTTGACATATATAACAGACTAATCATGAAGAACTTTATGAGATTCTACAATCTAATAATCTTCTTTTgtactctttctttttcttcaaagtAAAGAATAAAATGCACTAAGAATGTAAATATATAATCTcaaaaaaactaaataaattatttatattatatctTTACTCCTACTCTAGTTGGCCTCAACTTTTGCACCCATTGGCTACAAAAGAGCTTTGTAAACATATCTTGTACAGTTCCTTGGGATCAGTATTCTTTGATGATCAATTCACTTTATaaagttgaaaaattaaaatttcaactaACATTAACTTTAGTGAACAATGACAATAATATTATATGTACCAGAATGAAAGAATCTAGGCATTGATCATTGCTCATCTCATAGTCTTCCATGTGATCCCCAAGATTTCTTAGGTTTACTTTTAGTAGTCTATATTTGTCATATCTCTTTAACAAGTTTTCATTTTTGTTTCCAACTCTTTTGTTTTTTGGGGGCCTAATATGTCAATTAGTATTCTTTATTTAAGTCTTTATTCATTAAAACCCTTAATGGAAATATACTTAAATGTGAGAATCTTGTTTTtatcttcaaatctcttgaaTAATAccttaatagttaaatttaagtGAAAGAAAGGATCAAATTGACAAAATatactaaatttatcattatggctaaaaaaaattttttttagtcTTTCATAAGAATTTAtggagtcttttttttttttttttgcatacatGAAGAATTAGTTCTTTGTTTTACTCGTTGGATAACGCTATCCGTTTTACGTTAGGTCCCCTAAAAAATTAGAAATCAAGCTAATTGATAAGTATTTATCTATAATGTACCTAATAACTAATCATTCGCATTATGTAGGCCCATTAAGGGGGTAGACGCTGGCCACAAGTTTTAAAACTACTCCATTGAACCTTCAACCACTAGTTAAGGTAGGAGAGACTCTTATCATCTCACCTAACTCCCGTGGTTATAATGTTGTTTCACTTTACTCATTGATAAAGAATGATATAGGCtagatttaaatttaaaatgcTTGGAATTGATGAAAGAGGAGTCATAAAATGTAAGCCccactattaaaatttaattccaagcattttatATTTGAGCTGTCCAAATTTAATGTTAATTAGTTAGGGCTTTTGATATGATATAATATCCCTTCCTACTACAATAATTAAGCTATTTTTCCAGAGTATTTATGCCACTTGAAAGctaaaatattttatgttaaacCCATCATTTTGGAACATAATTCATTTCATCAAAAAAGAAGTAACTTGTCTTCAAAGCTCCCTTACATATACTTTTTATTTCTCatcattttttgttttcttttctcctcattgttttatattgaatttatatctaatattcattttcaaattcgaataattTAGTTTATAAAATCTAAGTAACTTTTAGTCATCGGTGAATCTCCTTCACCTGAAATAATCATTTGTTTAATGCTTAGATTAGTTACTAAAGTTCGAAGGTTTTTCTGAGATTGTTAAACTACATGAAAGAGAAATATCTACATTTTGAATCAGGTCAAATCTAAATAAACAAAATGTTTATTGACATGAGATCCAAGTTTAATACAAATTTGATCCTTCTTGAACTATAAATATCTTTAGTACAGatgaaacaaaaaaattaaaatcaaaattaaattataaattttagtgCCAAAACACCAAATTTATCATTTTGTTGGCTATAACTTGTTAGGTTATTTAGTGTATGAACATAAGAAGACTTAattcatacataaatattaaaatgatttggCATAACTTAATAATAATCagtacaaaattaaaattaaaatgatgaGTTCTTGTTTcttatttttctaaataaaaattacttaaaataagttaaaaaatttCCTCCCATTTCGTgacaaagtgaaagtaattcattaCTAATACATGTATTACGACATGTTAAAAATAATACCCAAtcaaataaaacaaattcatgTATTAAGATGTGTTGGAAAATAATATTCCACTAAAATGAAGCAACAAATATGAAAGGTTTAAAAGCAATTTTATCAAACCTTTGCCTATGCGGTCCTCTAGAATAAAttcgataatatatatatatatatatatattggggaTCCATTAATATAAATAACGAACaagaagaataaagaaaattgaacacataaatatttacataaaaaaCCCTCAATTTAGTGTATAAAAAATCATGAGTAAAAGAGACTTCACAAATGAGAAgaaaataatttgaaaagtacaagatagaaataataaaaaaaacaaaccCTGAACTCAAAATACAAAGTCCTCTGGCTGAAACATAAAATTCTCTTAAAGCTCTATTAAAGTTATTTCTTAATCGTGTTATGTTGTATTTTTTATCAACATTTCTAGAGTTACTAAGGCCCTTTTATAGGCTAAATTTAAAGGTCAAATATGATTAAAATGTCTTAAATTAATCAAAGTTCGATTAAAAAGAATAATCAAAACTTAATTGAAAGAAAAAATTCAATTTATGTGAGAATACATCGTGACGTCGTATGTCACTTCATCGAAACGCCGACTCTGTTCCGTCCAAAATGCAAATAGTGTGCGTATACCTAAATAGTAGGTTTCTATCGGTCATCAAAATTTGATAATTCTGAAGCAGAAAGAAAATGTTAGGTGGATATAGGTATTTTTAAGTAGGGAAATTGGTGGACATCTCTATCGGTTTGGTCTTACAAAAGCTCCCCACAGCCATTTACATAAGGGTCCCTAAAAAAGGCAACCACTTGTAATAGCATAAAAAGTGGGGAATATAATTGAACATTGCAATTCCAACTCAAGGACCCAAACAAAACAAAAGCCTATGTTAATACACAATTTGACATTTAATAAATCACCAAACTTACCATAAATCAGAAACCAATGTAAGGTGTAACACACGTACAAGCATGTACCGGGACATGAATTATTGCTTTCTTTTCATATTTGTAAAATATAGAGAACTGAAATTCTAGAAAGTAAAAAAATCAAAAGGACAAATTGTGGTTTTCCTGTAGTAATTTGAAATCAGGCAGCTGTCTTGAGTTTCTTTGTGATTCCGGCAATGTACTTCCCTTGGTGGAAAGCTTGCGCGAACTCAAGTTCGGATGGCATTCTTGTTCCGTCCCCAGCATAGGTTCCTGCACCGTAAGGGCTTCCACCCTTCACTTGCTCCATCTCAAACATGCCAGCACCAAAGCTGTATCCGATGGGAACAAAAATCATCCCGTGGTGAACAAGCTGAGTGATTGCAGTCAACCTGTGATTAATTTGGAAAAGATACAAGTTAGGTTTTCATAGCTGTTCCATTTAATATTTGGTTGTCGTAAGTCTATCATATGATGCTGATATAAGAACTTACGGTGTAGTTTCTTGTCCGCCACCTTGAGATCCAGTGCTATAGAATATCCCAGCAGGTTTTCCAGCAAGTTGCTGAGTTCTCCATAGACCACCAGTTGCATCCATAAATGCTTTGAATTGGGCAGACATCATGCCAAATCTTGTTGGGAAGCCAAAAATAAACCCATCAGCCTCAGGAAGGTCATGTGGTGTAATGATCGGTACATCACTTTTTGGTGGTGCACTCATCTTTCCAAGAATCTCATCTGACAGAGTCTCAGGGACCTGTACCAAATGTATGCCACAGTTACTTCATTTACTTTATCAATTCTATGAATGTTGCCTAACAAATAAATCTTGTGAAGCTtcttatctatatatatatttgcaacaGCAGAGCTTTACAAAACTTGGTTAAAAAAATGGAAGGCAACGAATCAAATCAAGGAGGTTCAATGCAACAACAAAGCATATTTGTAAAGATTTCATCAATAAAGAATATCAAACCAAGAAACCACAAGATGTTCAAATAACTAATGGGCAATAAGATATGGGATAGCTGATTAAGATCTCTTATAGGGAAAATGGTCAAGGGTTCTCAAAAGGAGACAGCAAAATGACAAACTTTTAAAAAGCactaattaagtaaaatataGCTTGATGGAGAAGAACAGAAGCATTAGAAAAGGAGGCTGGGGAAAATATATACATTGCAATCGAGTATGAAACAGATGAGACCAAAGCCTAGTTAATGACTTGTGACCAGACATTCTAAACAATTTACCAACCTTGAAACCTTTGGAGAATAGGACCAATAGATTGCATTTTAAAATCTCTTTTCACCTTCCTTATCCATAAATAAACTGTTCATTGCT from Gossypium arboreum isolate Shixiya-1 chromosome 1, ASM2569848v2, whole genome shotgun sequence harbors:
- the LOC108480237 gene encoding probable NAD(P)H dehydrogenase (quinone) FQR1-like 1, yielding MATKVYIVYYSMYGHVEKLAEEIKKGAASVEGVEAKLWQVPETLSDEILGKMSAPPKSDVPIITPHDLPEADGFIFGFPTRFGMMSAQFKAFMDATGGLWRTQQLAGKPAGIFYSTGSQGGGQETTPLTAITQLVHHGMIFVPIGYSFGAGMFEMEQVKGGSPYGAGTYAGDGTRMPSELEFAQAFHQGKYIAGITKKLKTAA